In Desulfobacterales bacterium, the genomic window GCGCTCTGGATATTGGCCGTCCGGATCGCATGGCCCAAGAAGCCGACCCGTATCCCCTTTCGCCCGGATGACTACGGCACAATGGCGACGCTGCTGGTCATTTTACTCAATACCCTGGGGCTGCTGGAATTGCGGGGGTGGGTCGGCGCCGCCATCTTCAATCTCCTTTTTCTTTTTCACTGTCTCATGATGATCGTTTCCGGCTGCAAGTCCTCAAATCTTAAATTAACCGCAACCGGCTGCCTGCTTTTTGCCGTTATTGCCGCTACGCGATACACGGACCTTTTTACCAGCCTGCTGGCCAGATCCCTCGTATTTTTTCTAACCGGCGCCGCTTTGTTCGCTGTGGGCCTGTATTTTTCCAGAACAAAAAAAACAGCTCCAGGAAAAACAACATGAGAAAAACATTCATTCTGCTGGCGATTCTTTCTCAGTTTCTGGTACTTGCCTTTATGGCCGGTGAACGCGAAACCATTCTGCGAGCCGGCGCCATTGTCCATCTGCGAACAGCGCCGATTGATCCGCGCGATATCTTCAGAGGCGACTACGTCCGCTTAAACTACGAAATTTCCCGAATCGCGCTGGATAAGCCCGCTGCGACAAAAGGTCTTAAAGAGCTGCCAAAAGGAACCCCGCTTTTCGTAAAACTGATTGAAGGCCCCAACGGACTGTTTGAACCGGCCGGTGTCAGCCTGGAAAAGCCGCCCGACGGCCTGTTCATCAAAGGGCGCAGCCGTTACCATCACGCTGCCATGAGGACCGGTTCGCCGGCATGGATCGATTACGGCATCGAAGCTTATTTCGTCCAGCAGGGAAAAGGCAAAAAGATTGAAAACCGACGCGGGGGGCGCAGCCAGGTCCAGGTGCCCCTTGAAATGGAAATCGCCGTCAGCTCAGGCGGAAAGGCCGTTATCAAAGGGTATCGCTGGAGCCCGCTGGGCATCGGCCTGCAGGTTCTCAGACGCCCTGCCCAGAATCCCCGGACCGCTGACACTCCCGGCAGCGCCGCCATCAGATTGACGTTGGCAAACACCTCGGACGCACCCCTGGCGATCGTCGATCTGCCAAATGCATGCGCCCTTAACCTTGAACCGGTCCCCTGGGCAAAAAAACACTATACTCCGGCCGGCAACCCGTGCGAATCGCTTCTCCCCGGCGACAACCATGTCATTGTCCTGCAGTCCCAGCAGGAAAAAACAATGGACATAGACCTTTCCGATCCCAGATGGCTGGTTAATGACGA contains:
- a CDS encoding GDYXXLXY domain-containing protein → MRKTFILLAILSQFLVLAFMAGERETILRAGAIVHLRTAPIDPRDIFRGDYVRLNYEISRIALDKPAATKGLKELPKGTPLFVKLIEGPNGLFEPAGVSLEKPPDGLFIKGRSRYHHAAMRTGSPAWIDYGIEAYFVQQGKGKKIENRRGGRSQVQVPLEMEIAVSSGGKAVIKGYRWSPLGIGLQVLRRPAQNPRTADTPGSAAIRLTLANTSDAPLAIVDLPNACALNLEPVPWAKKHYTPAGNPCESLLPGDNHVIVLQSQQEKTMDIDLSDPRWLVNDDQTVKEIGRLEWSEQFRLVYRPPDQTACRYLENSEIIWHGYLPSRAFHGRGNID